Proteins encoded within one genomic window of Gammaproteobacteria bacterium:
- a CDS encoding peptidoglycan DD-metalloendopeptidase family protein encodes MTASATRPPRQAAGLAPALVVLAAMALLAGVAGAAGTSARKAETARELDAIQERIRNLETEISRAAAGKPTAGKALKDAELVEADARSALQGIRRKLAEGRERERGIRADMADAEADLARHRAALGSQLRLAYATGREEWLRVALTQQDPVALSRRVVYYGYITRQRGKLLQDVEQELARLAAAAAELDAQLAELADLGDRQSARVRELAAARQVRAKSLQTLERSLDSRQAKLGRLREEARGLAALMARLERESRASTARRTAPAPAPGPAVQVKDLPLRGRAISRYGQPRADGMLRWDGMMLEAPAGAEVRAVRGGRVAYADWLPGMGLLLVVDHGKGYMSLYGHNQDLLKSVGDTVAQGEVISRVGDSGGENRSGLYFEVRRNGKPIDPKDWVR; translated from the coding sequence ATGACAGCATCCGCCACGCGACCGCCCCGCCAGGCTGCGGGCCTTGCCCCGGCCCTCGTCGTCCTGGCCGCCATGGCACTGCTCGCCGGCGTCGCCGGCGCAGCCGGTACGTCAGCCAGGAAGGCGGAAACCGCACGGGAACTCGATGCCATCCAGGAGCGCATCCGCAATCTGGAGACGGAGATCTCCCGGGCAGCGGCCGGGAAGCCCACGGCAGGCAAGGCGCTGAAGGACGCCGAGCTCGTGGAAGCGGACGCGCGCAGCGCCCTGCAGGGGATTCGCCGCAAGCTGGCCGAGGGGCGGGAGCGGGAGCGCGGGATCCGCGCAGACATGGCTGATGCCGAGGCGGATCTCGCCCGGCATCGCGCGGCGCTGGGCTCGCAACTGCGGCTGGCCTACGCCACCGGACGCGAAGAATGGTTGCGGGTGGCGCTCACGCAGCAGGACCCGGTCGCGCTGTCACGTCGCGTCGTCTATTACGGCTACATCACCCGCCAGCGCGGCAAGCTGCTGCAGGACGTGGAGCAGGAGCTGGCACGGCTGGCCGCCGCTGCCGCCGAACTCGACGCCCAGCTCGCCGAACTGGCGGATCTCGGTGATCGCCAGTCGGCCCGCGTGCGCGAGCTGGCGGCTGCGCGGCAGGTGCGCGCGAAGTCGCTGCAGACGCTGGAGCGCAGCCTGGATAGCCGGCAAGCGAAGCTCGGCCGCCTGCGCGAGGAGGCCAGGGGACTTGCTGCCCTCATGGCACGGCTGGAGCGTGAAAGCCGTGCCAGCACCGCACGACGCACCGCACCTGCACCGGCCCCGGGACCGGCAGTGCAGGTCAAGGACCTGCCGTTGCGGGGACGCGCCATATCGCGCTACGGCCAGCCGCGCGCCGATGGCATGCTACGCTGGGACGGCATGATGCTCGAGGCACCAGCCGGTGCCGAGGTCCGGGCGGTACGCGGCGGCCGCGTTGCCTATGCCGACTGGCTGCCTGGCATGGGGTTGCTGCTGGTGGTGGACCACGGCAAGGGCTACATGAGTCTCTATGGCCACAACCAGGACCTGCTGAAGTCCGTCGGCGACACGGTCGCGCAGGGCGAGGTGATCTCCCGTGTCGGTGACAGTGGCGGGGAGAACCGCTCCGGGCTCTATTTCGAGGTACGCCGCAACGGCAAGCCCATCGATCCGAAGGACTGGGTGCGCTAG
- a CDS encoding rhodanese-like domain-containing protein: MARFIEFCLRHPLLVGGTLMALVAAIANEIRLRGRAGLAVPPSRAVMLINQGATVVDVREKDSFAGGHIVDAINLAAGDLVAGAESRLKKKRPVILVCDSGAQSVRLVGGLRKAGFESTWALDGGLTAWRRDNLPVVSGRPRS; the protein is encoded by the coding sequence ATGGCCCGATTCATCGAGTTCTGCCTGCGCCACCCGCTTCTCGTCGGGGGTACGCTCATGGCGCTCGTCGCTGCGATCGCAAACGAGATCCGGCTGCGCGGTCGGGCCGGCCTCGCGGTGCCGCCGTCACGGGCGGTGATGCTGATCAACCAGGGCGCCACCGTGGTGGATGTGCGCGAGAAGGACAGTTTCGCCGGTGGGCATATCGTCGATGCCATCAACCTTGCTGCGGGCGACCTCGTGGCCGGCGCGGAATCCCGCCTGAAGAAGAAGCGGCCAGTCATCCTCGTCTGCGACAGCGGCGCTCAGAGCGTCCGGCTCGTCGGCGGCCTGCGCAAGGCAGGATTCGAGAGCACCTGGGCGCTGGACGGCGGCCTGACTGCCTGGCGTCGGGACAACCTGCCCGTGGTGAGCGGGCGGCCGCGCAGCTGA
- the grxC gene encoding glutaredoxin 3 gives MNHAAEVVIYTKPTCPYCAAAKALLKGKGVSYREIDIAGDDGRREEMIARSGRRTVPQVFIGSRHVGGFDDLSALDQQGGLDPLLGISR, from the coding sequence GTGAACCACGCAGCGGAAGTCGTGATCTACACCAAGCCGACCTGTCCCTACTGCGCGGCCGCCAAGGCCCTGCTCAAGGGCAAGGGCGTGTCGTACCGGGAGATCGACATCGCCGGCGACGATGGCCGTCGGGAGGAGATGATCGCGCGCAGCGGCCGGCGGACCGTACCGCAGGTCTTCATCGGCAGCCGCCATGTCGGCGGTTTCGATGACCTCTCCGCACTGGACCAGCAGGGCGGGCTCGACCCGCTGCTGGGCATCAGCCGATGA